GTAAGGCCGTCCACTTGGTTAGTAGCTAACCAAAGCTTTATCAAAGTAAGCTAGCCTTTCTGGAAATGCGGAAACGAGCGAATACTAGTTCtataatattttgtcatatcAAAGTTGTACTGTTCATATCAAAGTTGTACTGTTCATATCAAAGTTGTACTGTTCATATCAAAGTTGTACTGTTCATATCAAAGTTTTACTGTTCATATCAAAGCTTTACTGTTCATATCAAAGTCGTTCTGTTCATATCATAGTTGTTCTGTTCATATCAAAGTTGTAATGTTCCTAGAGTTGTACTGTTCATATCAAAGTTGTTCTGTTCATATCAAAGTTGTTCTGTTCATATCAAAGTTGTACTGTTCATATCAAAGTCGTACTGTTCATATCAAAGTTTTACCGTTCATATCAAAGTCGTACTGTTCAAAGTTGTACTGTTCATATCAAAGTTGTACTGTTCATATTAAAGCTTTACTGTTCATATCAAAGTTGTTCTGTTCATATCAAAGTCGTACTGTTCATATCAAAGTCGTACTGTTCATTTCAAAGTTGTACCGTTCATATCAAAGTTGTTCTGTTCATTTCAAAGTTGTACTGTGAATAGAGATTCAAACCGCCGGGgacaactatttttttttaactcgatttaaacattttataaataaacgaattatgaattaaatttagaggcgtatttttgattttgttttataaagaattgtaatatattattttgaatacatTATGTAACTTTTAGTTAAAGCAATataagctgcaattttcatgctgaatttttttttacgaaaatgttatttcctactaaattgacaaaaatatcgAAATTCTGACGAAATTAatgattcttttaaattttatttatcataagagtttaagttatatgcatacttatcatactagcaggttttttcAGCAAAATAACATTCTAAAAAACACAgctcattttgttttaattgttttcaattttaaacagtATGAAGCCGTAATTTTcctagttgtttttttttttatgttttgcagTGTAAGCTATTGTAAACGGAACTATATACcgtgattttattttcagatatcGGCCGAAGTTCTTTTAGTACTGGTTCCACTCCTCTCTAACATATTATCCCAGATCTGGAAGACGATCGCACTAATTGACGAAATCAAGGAAGCTGAGAGCATCAGCACAAACTTCACCGTCGCCGTTCTGTTTGTAACCTGGGACGTCGCGACAGCCATTCAGGGTAGATATCAAACGATATCTGTGATATCAAATCAGTTGTTATATATGTTGTAAAGTCCGTATTGTTTGGTTTCAAATTCAATGATAAAAAGCATTAGGTGGctgtatattttaatatcaatGCCTGTGTACTGCAGGTATAAATCTACttttgttatactgaaaagTAGCTTACCACCATGCGGGTTAATATCATATACTGATATAACTGTGATATCTGGTACCAAAATTATCATGTACTGATATAACTGTGATATCTGGTACCAAAATTATCATATACTGATATAACTGTGATATCTGGTACCAAATTTATCATATAGTGATATAACTGTAATATATATCTGGTACCAAAATTATCATATACTGATTAACTGTGATATCTGGTACCAAAATTATCACATAGTGATACAACTGTGATATCCGGTACCAAAATTACTATATACTGGTATAACTGCGATATCTTGTACCAAAATTATCATAGACTGGTATAACTGCGATATCTTGTACCAAAATTAACCATTACTTACTGTGTATTCAATTAATGAAATCAATGATACCATGCaattaaatgatataatatatatcttgacCACTAGTAATAACTTCTTTTTTTATCGAAACTCTACCGGAAACATAGGAAAGTTTGCGattgtataaacattttgttCTATTCTTTTCTCAGTCTGTTCCATCCTGTCCGTCTCTCTAGGCTTTTGTATAGGACTTATGAACATCATCCACACTTTGACCTCATACAGGtagtacaaaagaaaaaaaaattccttctaAATCAGTGTGATTTCGTGGTACGGTTTTGTTCATTATTACAATTCGTTGTCCGACTTCAGTTTAGCAAAAACTGTCTATAGAGGTTTAAAATTTCGTTCTGATATTGAATTGTATTTGAATTTTCGACATTTCAAGTGAAGGTTTTTGACTGTTTTCATGTTTAAATCTATTCTCTTTTTGTTCGATGTAACACATATCTTCACATGCGGATAGTACTCCATCGATGCGTTGATACAAGTAGGTTATTCTTTGTAGCAATATATTACTTATGATACATATCTTGATTACAGACAGTATTTGATGGAGCTATACCGGGGTGACAATTCGCACATTCCCAAACGCAAAGATCAAAACAACACAGACATTTtggtaaaaacaaaaatattaaaggaGTTTTACTTCTATTGAGttcataataattattatcTTAGATATACATGGATCGGTTTATCATAATGCATAACGGCATTTCATTGATATCTTATAaaactgtatatatttttagGTTGGTAGCATGCGGTTTGCAGGGTACCAGATAGGATTCataatttttggtaatttagTATTATTCTCAAAGCTTAATTAAACAAATCCTAGACGAAACGGTcaaaaaaataagaaacatcTATATATCAAATTTGATGCTCTGTAATACTGAACTTTGAAAATTTCAGCGTACATGATGCAGATTACGCTTTTGTTTCTCTCTTCCTTCGGAATATCCTTGGTGTTCATCATAATAAAGTACAAACGTGAGGGCCCATTTATAGCCATCTTCAAAAAGATATGGTAAGTATGCTCAAACCCGCTGACAGTTTTTTTGATGGATGTCTCATCGactttcatttcttaaatccaTCTCTGTTGAAAACGAATAagaatttgattaaaaagattgaattttctattttttcttgtatgcatatttaaaggttgatattttatttgtaatgtttaaaaacctAAAGGAGAGGTCATCAAGGGCAAAGGATAAAGTTCGTATGTGTAGGTCAAGGTCACGTTACTATAATTCAaggatatttcttttatatttcgGGACAAGGTAACAGTCCAATCAGTCCGACTAGGATTATGTTAGAGGTTACGGAGTAACTACAAAACCAGGGATTGGTTTATGTTCATATTTAACTATAAACAAAGCTTTATTTTGTCAAAGGTCATACATGTACGTTAGTACATTACAAGTACATATGTATCATGACTTACTCGTATTAAGTTAAACActagttaataaaaaaaaattatataaattgtatCAAAACTTTGGCCGTCAATCCTAATAGTACTCTCTGAATAAATAACACCCTGCTGTTACATAGTAATTttgttactgtatacagggtaatTTGTGCACAGTATAATTTTCGCCCTTTTATACCCTTACACAGTTTCTTCCTGCCTTGAAATCGCCCAGACAcaattttgttataaaagaaataattaaattgaaacCAAGGAATTCGatcagtcttaaattcgcccgacGACTGTGAGGGCAaatggggcgaaaataaaacggagCGAATATTTCCACGTATACAGTATGTTAACGGAACACTTTCGGTTTTCAGGCCTATGATCGTATTCTCGTTCCTGGTCTGGATTCTACAGATCCTGACAGCCAGATTCGTCTTCCTGCAGAATAGGGGCAGAGTTATGGCCATACAAAACAAGTCAGTTCTTTTTTATGCGACATTCATAATAAATTAATGTTCCCTAgtctattttgttttttttatatttttttttttcaattcaaacaaGACTACAATCTACTCCTTAATGTGCATTTTATCAGAAAAGGCTAGTTATCACCTATTTCTATGTAGTTTACTATGTAGAGCGAGCTTACCATCTATTTCTAAGTTGACTCTTCATTATAACAGACAAGGCTACCATTTGTTCCTGTACTTTACGTTTATCCTGGACATCATTATCGGGTCCATGCGATGTCCCTACCGCCTCCTGAAGGCCGTCACCCTGGGGGCACTGACCCTGGCCAGACTGGACCACAGCTCTCTGTCCCGGGAGTTCGAGACTCTGGATACAGGTATAAACAACAGAACCAACAATAAATACACTTCGACAGAGAAATCAATTAACATGCAGccttgtttttaaacattttgacataatttcttctttaacttttttaaaatcagttgaCATGCAAAAAGAAACATTGATAACAAATAGCAGGAAttatatcaagttgttgatccATTTTTACTCTTCAAccaaagtatacaatatatcTTAACTTTGAATGAACGTCCCCTGTTATCAATGCCAGCAAACTTCTTGAAGCTCAAAGGTCATTAAATACATAGTTATTTGATAATCTGTTAATAACTAGTaggttttcttttgtttttgttttattttttttgctttaaaaaggTTTTCGAGCTTATGTGGGAtttcttcattttgaaaatgtgaCGTCACATCCGGTTCTGTTAACTTTTGTGCGTCTGCTCCTTGCCAGACCCAGTGGATTCGAACCAAAATggagaaaaatgaaattgagcTTAAAAGCATCCGTTGCTCAGGGAGAAGTTCATATTGCAGAACTTGGTGAGAAAGGCTCATATATTACAAAtgcattttacaatgtttacagaGTATACTGCAACAACCCTAATTTGCTGAATCAGAGAATGTTATTCAAATTATCTCCAAGATCATTTACCctggaaaaataaattattgatccccatcaaaaaattcaaagatcttttttttcagGAAATGCATTCTGGAAGGACAACCAAATGTCAAAGAAGGCCTTAGCTAGACACCGCTGGCATCTGGTCTACACGCTAATGAAAAACCCCCAGTTACAATTTCTCCGAAGGACTACCAATGATTGGCTAGAAGACTAACATTTAACAAGCAGTACCTGTTCTTTCTTGTGTAGTGCAAGACTTTGTCATGCacaattatcataattatacaaCATGTGTGAATATTTTGATATCCAATAATGAAAACGACGTTTTCTAGACATGTACAAGTCTTTTACAATTCCATTATGGTGTGAAGGCATGTTCTATAAGAATGTCCTTTCTAAATCGTCTTGGCAAGAGGACTAGTGTCTATAGGGTACGACAACAAACAAGTGCAAGCATTTCAAATTTCTTGATAGGAATTATTTTGATGAGAATACatttagtaaaatgttttatagatgtACTAATAGTTACCTTCAGGCACACTGGGCTATTTTACAAGCTCTTGTTAGAGCATCATTTGATATTTACTGAAACGCTCTTTATCTGCGTTTAAATTAGGTAAGGTTTGTCCGTGAGGTAAATTctcaaagggaaataactcggAAAATTTATGAACAATGGATACATTGGAACCATTCTCTTGCAAGAAGGTTAGTTACGCAAGCGAATGAAGCATAGCGGAAACACAATTCTGAAAAGGAAATGGGATTGAACGCACGAAGTGCTATACATAATTATTTGTGAAGCTACTGCaatagatttttaaattcatttcatgtaCATAACTTGAATCATGTTCACTGTTTGTTCATAGATTGTAAATAAACCATTAGCACTAACCAACAAGTGTCTATACAAAGAAGAGATTCTTCTAACAACCAAAAAAcgttacaaataaaataacatcCTCAAAATCCAATGGTTTTTTACTACTGGTGTATATGGTTTCTTTGATCATGGATCCACACAACACACGTGATACATGAATCTCAAGCTGCTGTATTTTAATAGAATGATTACAAAGACACTAATTTTTGTGAGTCccaaataaaagaattatcaaCAGTGTTcttgtaataatattattttaatatctttatt
This is a stretch of genomic DNA from Crassostrea angulata isolate pt1a10 chromosome 4, ASM2561291v2, whole genome shotgun sequence. It encodes these proteins:
- the LOC128181312 gene encoding receptor for retinol uptake stra6-like, translating into MNTSITNSSVDTRYYYASEVARNLRKAFLKAWKDEFTKKKDCEEPIDRQNMYVFLLVPAVLVVAVLFLSKLEIIQRILHGKNVTRKPKEAFGSDRFSFAATFGALTFLCFEIAVKRRYVIRTANNGPFSVQILGAVVSIIVYSMDYFPLLVALADKTSVGDLLGTLYIWTMTSLYIIQRLGCYGDEGKRMGLFIQNIPIFMCMVFLCVSFPARLIRSVRKLMARVVGSFVEFSAQEIDRIKETPQGRYVQGLLRKKLSSRNQSKSEPDNVFQEFLKEYLQKVKVQLTYKKLPDFRYSLRMMCVVVVGILLIYMISAEVLLVLVPLLSNILSQIWKTIALIDEIKEAESISTNFTVAVLFVTWDVATAIQVCSILSVSLGFCIGLMNIIHTLTSYRQYLMELYRGDNSHIPKRKDQNNTDILVGSMRFAGYQIGFIIFAYMMQITLLFLSSFGISLVFIIIKYKREGPFIAIFKKIWPMIVFSFLVWILQILTARFVFLQNRGRVMAIQNKQGYHLFLYFTFILDIIIGSMRCPYRLLKAVTLGALTLARLDHSSLSREFETLDTGFRAYVGFLHFENVTSHPVLLTFVRLLLARPSGFEPKWRKMKLSLKASVAQGEVHIAELGNAFWKDNQMSKKALARHRWHLVYTLMKNPQLQFLRRTTNDWLED